The following coding sequences lie in one Vespula pensylvanica isolate Volc-1 chromosome 7, ASM1446617v1, whole genome shotgun sequence genomic window:
- the LOC122630697 gene encoding homeobox protein prospero: protein MEAFRSRGPRCSKCSIRAISKLPNSRVAKCISSYFCGLIHRRGGPEDINSFTLDTTLLICSRGAVGGCSTPGSRVDPWWNPGPLFPSTPGPPRIDEGPPDNVTGSFQFCVPSASRNSSSIHHQQISQQQEQQQQQQQQQQQQQHHHHHHHHQHQHHQHQQHQVNRSACSSYGIASASASVCSTSGLGHTQDTRGPDAVGSSSSITYGINSSSPEASSTSRSSNNGNLVLSALLAPTSVIEGAERLSSGETSSSGSHGNVIGSINTTTSVTTADSLNGVFSPLNARIKTEETSRVRSEEASNASLSSASDSLSTFSTSTFNTSLLSTLLSTSRISSSPCRGDNNEEELLSRTCLKLEEEQQSRERDQELVRNIKVEYTLARSSQETLETDENEDLTTTSPYDIVTTDRNVSKQSRISSGSSVISPSADIVIEMKYETQSGPPTAPPHLTSTGVEPPHSSQGSGIIVGGSPAEVVGVDNLLLSSWGAAGPDFLEPPDVKQTAAGLHDTWDTLLLGTSVGVASAQSLAELKPLPPFTGYTGHLSINGIPGHHYHTIASSAQRPSLPSSSPTPSSNQEYYESSVVSSSTPCPQASQKQQQQHQQSQQQQQQQPQHHQQHQHQHQHQHHQHQQQQQQQQQLPQSTQQVEYDIEDIAEIIGSAIADTTVPGGGNGPSSEHDPDASRDWIDIAEWIDTACSPKAQETTSPSPYSQIYATATPSTQAQQHGSTLQSLLTHGYAPLLQARLQAGNAGLQNASCGETPSSTSPYPPVSPPGRVSTSCSPDHLLHSSFAAPSHPRKRSRPGPGSQNTSKKNLASGATALPYGTESGLIGGKEKPVHRCSICNRGFLNKSNIKVHLRTHTGEKPFRCEVCGKAFRQKAHLIKHQQIHKRIGRD, encoded by the exons GTTCCCGCGGTGCCGTTGGCGGTTGCAGCACCCCCGGCAGTAGAGTGGATCCCTGGTGGAATCCTGGTCCCCTCTTCCCCTCGACACCTGGTCCGCCGAGGATCGACGAGGGGCCACCGGATAACGTCACTGGTAGCTTTCAGTTCTGCGTTCCTTCGGCGAGCCGGAACAGTTCGAGCATACACCATCAACAGATTTCGCAACAACAagaacagcaacagcagcaacaacagcagcagcagcaacagcagcaccaccaccaccaccaccaccaccagcaccagcaccaccaacaccaacaaCATCAAGTTAACAGAAGCGCCTGTTCGAGTTACGGTATCGCCTCGGCATCGGCCTCGGTGTGTTCCACCTCGGGCCTCGGTCACACGCAGGACACGCGAGGACCTGATGCCGTAGGCTCCAGCTCGAGCATCACGTACGGCATTAACTCCTCTTCACCGGAAGCCTCGTCCACGTCGAGAAGTAGTAACAACGGTAACTTGGTACTCTCGGCGCTTCTCGCACCGACATCGGTGATAGAGGGCGCCGAACGTTTGTCAAGCGGCGAGACCTCCTCGTCGGGAAGTCACGGGAACGTAATCGGATCCATCAACACAACGACGAGCGTCACGACGGCCGATTCGTTGAACGGCGTTTTCTCGCCGCTTAACGCGAGGATCAAGACGGAGGAGACCTCGCGAGTTCGTTCGGAGGAGGCTAGTAACGCTTCCTTGTCATCAGCCTCGGACTCGCTCTCAACTTTCTCGACATCGACTTTTAACACGTCCTTGCTCAGCACCTTATTATCAACCTCGCGTATATCCTCATCACCTTGCAGAGGCGACAATAACGAAGAGGAACTCTTGTCGAGAACTTGCCTCAAGttagaagaagaacaacaatCGCGAGAACGAGATCAAGAACTGGTTCGTAACATCAAAGTCGAATACACGTTAGCACGATCCTCGCAAGAAACTTTGGAAACCGACGAGAACGAAGATTTGACTACGACGTCGCCCTACGATATCGTCACCACCGATCGGAACGTCTCGAAGCAATCAAGAATTTCAAGTGGGTCTAGCGTTATCTCTCCCTCCGCAGATATTGTCATCGAGATGAAGTACGAAACGCAATCAGGGCCTCCGACGGCACCGCCTCATCTGACGTCGACCGGCGTCGAGCCACCTCACAGTAGCCAAGGAAGCGGAATCATCGTCGGTGGTTCGCCAGCCGAAGTGGTCGGTGTAGACAATCTCCTTTTATCGTCGTGGGGTGCTGCAGGACCGGACTTTCTCGAGCCACCGGATGTTAAACAAACTGCAGCTGGCCTACACGACACGTGGGATACACTACTTTTAGGAACGTCAGTTGGCGTTGCGTCCGCGCAATCCTTAGCGGAACTCAAACCTTTACCACCGTTTACTGGATACACCGGACATCTTAGCATCAACGGAATACCTGGCCATCATTATCACACGATCGCCTCGTCGGCGCAAAGGCCGTCCTTACCTTCTTCCTCGCCGACACCATCCTCCAATCAGGAGTATTACGAATCGTCCGTTGTTTCTTCGAGTACACCGTGTCCTCAAGCCAGTCAgaagcaacaacagcagcaccAACAAtcccaacaacaacaacagcaacaaccaCAACATCATCAGCAACACCAACACCAGCACCAACATCAACATCATCAAcatcaaca gcagcagcagcagcaacagcaattACCCCAGTCAACGCAACAGGTCGAATACGATATCGAGGACATCGCGGAGATCATCGGGTCAGCGATAGCGGACACGACCGTACCCGGTGGTGGGAACGGACCTAGTTCCGAGCACGATCCCGACGCTTCCAGAGATTGGATAGATATCGCCGAGTGGATAGATACTGCCTGTTCGCCAAAGGCACAAGAAACCACTTCTCCAAGTCCCTATTCACAAATTTACGCAACCGCGACGCCCTCGACGCAAGCTCAACAGCACGGTTCGACTCTTCAGAGTTTACTCACGCATGGGTATGCTCCGCTCCTGCAAGCCAGGTTACAAGCTGGCAATGCTGGACTGCAAAACGCGTCTTGCGGCGAGACACCTTCATCGACAAGTCCCTATCCACCTGTCAGTCCACCCGGTAGAGTGTCGACGTCCTGCAGTCCTGATCATCTTCTTCATTCATCCTTCGCCGCTCCGTCGCATCCGAGAAAGAGGTCACGACCTGGGCCAGGTTCTCAAAATActtctaaaaaaaatctaGCTTCTGGCGCCACAGCGTTACCCTACGGTACGGAATCTGGCCTGATAGGTGGTAAAGAGAAACCCGTGCACAGGTGTTCGATCTGTAATCGTGGCTTCCTTAACAAGAGTAATATCAAGGTCCATTTGAGGACGCACACGGGGGAGAAACCATTCAGGTGCGAGGTTTGTGGCAAGGCCTTCAGACAAAAGGCACATTTGATAAAACACCAGCAAATACATAAAAGAATTGGGAGGGATTAG